From Polynucleobacter difficilis, a single genomic window includes:
- a CDS encoding sulfurtransferase: MHPLITPNQLEELVNTGADILICDCRFDLTNPQAGREAYNAGHILGAIYVDLDRDLSAAKTGSNGRHPLPSPQAWADTKQRLGIDPKTTVIAYDNHGSVYASRLWWMLKASGHAHVQVLDGGLSAWNGSIGTIPPVIEPLKVTPAPQDWAGAVTVDAIEECIADPNLLGHCMIDARAEDRFRGENETLDPIGGHIPGALNRFFKHNLSAGQFKSPEVLRTEFKALLGSTPASKVINQCGSGVSACHNLLAMEVAGLSGARLYAGSWSEWCADPKRPIATT; the protein is encoded by the coding sequence ATGCACCCACTCATCACGCCCAATCAATTAGAAGAGCTCGTTAATACCGGCGCAGATATTCTGATCTGCGACTGCCGCTTTGATTTAACCAATCCGCAAGCGGGTCGTGAAGCCTATAACGCAGGGCATATATTGGGTGCCATTTACGTCGATCTGGATCGCGATCTCTCTGCTGCAAAAACCGGGAGCAACGGTCGTCATCCACTTCCGAGCCCCCAAGCGTGGGCAGATACAAAGCAGCGCCTTGGTATTGATCCAAAAACAACCGTCATTGCCTACGATAATCACGGCTCGGTCTATGCAAGCCGTTTGTGGTGGATGCTCAAAGCCAGTGGGCATGCGCATGTCCAAGTCTTGGATGGTGGCCTCTCGGCATGGAATGGCTCGATTGGCACCATTCCACCAGTGATTGAGCCTTTAAAAGTAACTCCGGCTCCGCAGGATTGGGCGGGCGCAGTCACAGTAGACGCCATTGAAGAATGCATTGCAGATCCGAATTTACTGGGTCATTGCATGATCGATGCGCGTGCTGAGGATCGCTTTCGCGGGGAAAATGAAACCTTGGATCCCATCGGCGGCCATATTCCAGGGGCGCTGAATCGATTCTTTAAACACAATCTGAGCGCAGGGCAATTTAAATCACCTGAGGTCTTGCGCACTGAATTTAAAGCCTTGCTGGGCAGCACTCCTGCAAGCAAGGTGATCAATCAGTGCGGCTCTGGCGTGAGTGCTTGCCATAATCTACTGGCGATGGAAGTGGCCGGCTTATCTGGAGCGCGTTTATACGCTGGCAGCTGGAGTGAGTGGTGCGCCGATCCAAAACGGCCGATTGCTACCACCTAG
- a CDS encoding aromatic ring-hydroxylating oxygenase subunit alpha, translating to MTNLATAQQLAPSNLQLPVSAYFDVDLYQREMALLFKQGPGYVGHQLMVPDQGSYRTLSAENEGRLLVRNSTGVELLSNVCRHRQALMLNGSGQVDTIVCPLHRWTYDLEGQLLGAPHFGDKPCLHLGKSPLQNWQGMLFEGPRDVVKDLGKLGVADDLDFTGYMLDHVEVHECNYNWKTFIEVYLEDYHVVPFHPGLGQFVSCEDLHWEFGDWHSVQTVGIHKNLANPGSPVYRQWHDAVLRHHGNKPPRHGAIWLTYYPNVMVEWYPSVLCISTLHPLGPNKTRNIVEFYYPEEIALFEREFVEAERAAYMETCTEDDEIAERMDAGRAALLARGVNEVGPYQSPMEDGMQHFHEWYRREMQF from the coding sequence ATGACTAATCTGGCTACCGCGCAGCAACTTGCGCCGTCCAATCTGCAGTTGCCGGTCTCGGCCTACTTTGACGTTGATCTATATCAGCGCGAAATGGCTCTGCTTTTTAAGCAGGGCCCGGGCTATGTTGGTCATCAACTCATGGTTCCAGATCAAGGCTCCTACCGCACCCTTTCCGCCGAGAACGAAGGTCGCTTACTGGTTCGAAATAGCACAGGCGTTGAACTCCTCTCCAATGTATGCCGCCATCGTCAGGCGCTCATGCTCAATGGCTCAGGTCAAGTCGATACCATCGTTTGCCCTTTGCACCGCTGGACCTATGACTTAGAGGGGCAGTTGCTGGGAGCGCCTCATTTTGGCGATAAGCCCTGCTTGCATTTAGGTAAATCGCCTTTGCAAAATTGGCAAGGCATGCTGTTTGAAGGTCCACGCGATGTTGTAAAAGACCTGGGCAAATTAGGTGTTGCCGACGATTTGGATTTTACGGGCTACATGCTCGACCACGTTGAGGTGCATGAGTGCAACTACAACTGGAAAACCTTCATTGAGGTTTACCTCGAGGATTACCATGTGGTGCCGTTTCATCCGGGGCTTGGTCAATTTGTCTCCTGTGAAGACTTGCATTGGGAATTCGGTGATTGGCATAGCGTACAAACCGTGGGCATCCATAAAAACCTCGCCAATCCGGGCTCTCCCGTGTATCGCCAATGGCATGACGCAGTGCTGCGCCACCATGGCAATAAGCCCCCGCGGCATGGTGCTATTTGGTTGACCTACTACCCCAATGTAATGGTCGAGTGGTATCCGAGCGTGCTGTGCATCTCCACACTGCATCCCCTGGGACCCAATAAAACCCGCAATATTGTGGAGTTTTACTACCCCGAAGAAATCGCCCTATTTGAGCGTGAGTTCGTCGAGGCTGAGCGCGCCGCATATATGGAAACCTGCACCGAGGATGATGAGATTGCAGAGCGCATGGATGCGGGTCGCGCCGCGCTCCTCGCACGGGGCGTAAACGAAGTTGGCCCCTATCAAAGTCCGATGGAAGACGGCATGCAGCATTTCCATGAATGGTATCGCCGGGAGATGCAGTTTTAA
- a CDS encoding polyprenyl synthetase family protein, producing the protein MTFDFGVWLQAGSARAETALDLRLDSAQLLPQRLHEAMRYAAQGGGKRIRPLLVFAAGELGKSKPEVLDAAAAAIEMIHAYSLVHDDLPCMDDDDLRRGRPTVHKAFDEATALLVGDALQTKAFEVLVATKGTAEMRLSLIGELSKASGSLGMAGGQAIDLESVGQKIDLTALKQMHAMKTGALLSCAVRMGAIAAELDATALTQLTQYSTALGLAFQVVDDVLDATADSQTLGKTAGKDAADDKPTYVTLMGLEYAQNQAKELQAHALDSLASFGPKADALRALARLVVERTH; encoded by the coding sequence ATGACATTTGATTTTGGAGTGTGGTTACAGGCCGGCTCGGCGCGCGCCGAAACAGCTTTGGATCTTCGTCTTGATTCAGCCCAGTTACTGCCGCAACGCTTGCATGAGGCCATGCGCTATGCCGCCCAAGGGGGCGGTAAACGGATTCGTCCTTTATTGGTGTTTGCTGCGGGTGAGCTGGGTAAGTCCAAGCCTGAGGTACTCGATGCTGCTGCAGCCGCCATTGAGATGATTCATGCCTATTCCTTGGTGCACGATGATCTACCGTGCATGGATGACGATGATTTACGTCGCGGGCGCCCTACCGTACACAAAGCATTTGATGAGGCAACGGCACTTTTGGTTGGCGACGCCCTGCAAACGAAAGCGTTTGAGGTATTAGTGGCCACTAAAGGCACGGCGGAGATGCGCTTATCTCTGATTGGTGAGTTAAGTAAAGCCTCAGGCTCCCTTGGTATGGCTGGTGGGCAGGCGATTGACTTGGAGAGCGTGGGCCAAAAAATTGATCTCACTGCCCTCAAGCAAATGCACGCCATGAAAACCGGTGCTTTGCTGAGCTGTGCCGTTCGCATGGGCGCGATTGCTGCCGAGCTGGATGCAACTGCGCTGACTCAATTGACGCAATACTCGACTGCGCTCGGGCTGGCTTTTCAGGTGGTGGATGATGTGCTGGATGCAACTGCCGATAGCCAAACTTTGGGTAAGACTGCCGGCAAAGATGCGGCAGACGATAAACCAACCTACGTCACGCTGATGGGCTTAGAGTATGCTCAAAACCAAGCGAAAGAATTACAAGCCCATGCTTTAGATAGTCTTGCATCGTTTGGTCCCAAAGCAGATGCACTGCGCGCACTGGCGCGGCTTGTAGTAGAGCGCACACACTAA
- a CDS encoding GatB/YqeY domain-containing protein, which translates to MSLKDQITEDMKNAMRAKEAERLGAIRLLLAAIKQREVDERVVVDDAGVIAIVEKLIKQRKDSISQFEKAGRADLVAIEAAEMAIMQAYLPAQLSDAEVAAIVTATIKQLGASGPQDMGKVIGALKPQLAGKADMGAVSGLVKAALAQ; encoded by the coding sequence ATGAGCCTGAAAGACCAAATCACCGAGGATATGAAAAACGCCATGCGCGCTAAAGAGGCCGAGCGTTTAGGTGCAATTCGCCTTTTGCTGGCAGCCATCAAACAGCGTGAGGTTGACGAGCGCGTGGTAGTGGATGACGCTGGCGTAATTGCGATTGTTGAAAAGTTAATCAAGCAGCGCAAAGATTCCATCAGTCAGTTTGAAAAAGCAGGCCGTGCAGATTTAGTGGCGATCGAAGCGGCTGAGATGGCCATCATGCAAGCCTACTTACCGGCGCAGTTATCCGATGCCGAGGTCGCTGCCATTGTGACCGCAACCATCAAACAACTTGGCGCAAGTGGACCGCAGGACATGGGTAAGGTGATTGGTGCGCTTAAGCCACAACTAGCAGGCAAAGCCGATATGGGCGCGGTATCTGGCCTCGTGAAAGCGGCGCTCGCTCAGTAA
- a CDS encoding dienelactone hydrolase family protein, translated as MSTNRRDFMKASAVTATGLGVGFVAASQPVLAQAIKTDFAGIKAGELSIPSGSIQMPAYVSRPEKAKGPLPIVIVCSEIFGVHEYIADVTRRFAKLGYLAIAPEFFVRAGDPNTYGTVAEIFSNIVAKTPDVQVLGDIKAAIAWAGANGGDVKRVGVTGFCWGGRITWLSATMPEVRAGVAWYGRLVGEKTVGNPRHPVDIAAELKAPVLGLYGSADTGIPLESVDKMRQALAAAGSKNLAAKASRFEIYLDAPHAFHADYRETYRAGPAADGWVKCLDWFKRNGVA; from the coding sequence ATGAGTACTAATCGAAGAGACTTCATGAAGGCGTCGGCTGTAACAGCAACTGGCCTGGGCGTCGGTTTTGTTGCAGCATCCCAACCCGTTTTAGCGCAGGCAATTAAAACCGACTTTGCCGGTATCAAAGCCGGCGAATTATCCATTCCATCGGGCAGCATTCAGATGCCTGCTTACGTATCTCGCCCTGAAAAGGCGAAGGGACCGCTACCGATCGTGATTGTGTGCAGCGAGATTTTTGGCGTTCATGAATACATTGCGGATGTCACCCGCCGTTTTGCGAAGTTGGGTTACCTGGCGATTGCCCCCGAATTTTTTGTGCGTGCGGGCGATCCCAATACCTATGGAACCGTAGCCGAAATTTTTAGCAATATTGTTGCGAAAACACCGGATGTACAGGTTTTGGGTGATATTAAAGCAGCGATTGCATGGGCCGGCGCCAATGGCGGCGATGTGAAGCGCGTCGGCGTTACCGGTTTTTGCTGGGGTGGGCGCATTACGTGGCTTTCCGCCACCATGCCTGAAGTTCGGGCAGGCGTTGCCTGGTATGGCCGTTTGGTCGGTGAAAAAACAGTCGGCAACCCACGCCATCCCGTCGACATTGCGGCAGAACTGAAGGCCCCTGTACTTGGCTTGTATGGTTCAGCTGATACCGGCATTCCACTGGAAAGCGTCGATAAGATGCGTCAAGCATTGGCTGCTGCAGGATCAAAAAATCTCGCAGCCAAAGCATCGCGTTTTGAGATTTACCTTGATGCGCCCCATGCGTTTCATGCCGATTATCGTGAGACCTACCGTGCTGGTCCTGCAGCCGATGGCTGGGTGAAGTGCCTCGATTGGTTTAAACGGAACGGAGTGGCATGA
- the dxs gene encoding 1-deoxy-D-xylulose-5-phosphate synthase: MTTMMLNTINDPADLRKLEREALPALADELRQFVIDSVSKTGGHLSSNLGTVELSIALHYVFDTPRDRIVWDVGHQSYPHKILTGRRERMSTLRQFNGLSGFPRRAESEYDTFGTGHSSTSISAAMGMARAAQTKGEQRVAVAVIGDGAMSAGMPFEAMNNAGVYDDLPLIVILNDNDMSISPAVGALNRYLARLLSGNIYSATKKGIDSVLSIAPPLREFAKRLEDHAKGMVSPSTIFQEFGFNYFGPIDGHDLDALLPMLQNVRRLALEGGGPQFLHVVTRKGQGYMLAEADPVLYHGPGKFNPSEGIQKASNTKQTFTQVFGEWLCNMAHADPLLVGITPAMREGSGLVEFEKRFPDRYYDVGIAEQHAVTFAAGMACEGMKPVVAIYSTFLQRAYDQLIHDVAIQDLPVVFALDRAGLVGADGATHAGAYDIPFLRCIPNMLVMTPADESECRDLLTTAYRQPHPSAVRYPRGSGAGVKPSAELRSVPLGKGEVRRESTAAAGKRLAILAFGTLLYPALDVGELLNATVVNMRFVKPLDVDLLKAVAANHDYLVTIEDGAIMGGAGSACLEALIQLNINKPVLQLGLKDEFIEHGDYNLLMSRCGLDADGIKTSITARFSSLSGS, encoded by the coding sequence CTGACTACGATGATGTTGAATACGATTAATGATCCTGCTGATTTGCGTAAATTGGAACGCGAGGCGCTGCCAGCCCTTGCCGATGAGCTACGTCAGTTTGTCATTGATTCGGTATCCAAAACCGGCGGACACTTATCGTCTAACTTAGGTACGGTCGAGTTATCGATTGCGCTCCATTACGTATTTGATACGCCACGTGATCGCATTGTGTGGGACGTCGGGCATCAAAGTTACCCCCATAAAATTTTGACGGGTCGCCGTGAGCGCATGAGTACCCTGCGCCAATTTAATGGCCTCTCTGGATTTCCGCGCCGCGCAGAAAGTGAATACGATACCTTCGGCACTGGCCATTCTTCGACAAGTATTTCTGCGGCCATGGGCATGGCTAGGGCAGCGCAAACCAAAGGCGAGCAGCGGGTTGCAGTTGCGGTCATAGGTGATGGCGCCATGAGCGCCGGCATGCCGTTTGAAGCCATGAATAACGCTGGTGTCTACGATGACTTGCCCTTGATCGTGATTTTGAATGACAACGACATGTCGATTTCGCCCGCAGTGGGGGCGCTCAATCGCTATCTCGCGCGCCTACTCAGCGGCAACATTTATTCAGCAACCAAAAAAGGCATCGATAGCGTTTTATCGATTGCGCCACCATTGCGCGAGTTTGCTAAGCGCTTAGAGGACCATGCGAAGGGCATGGTATCGCCATCGACGATTTTTCAAGAATTTGGTTTTAACTATTTTGGTCCGATCGATGGCCACGATTTAGATGCTTTGCTGCCCATGCTGCAAAACGTTCGACGACTAGCTCTGGAAGGCGGCGGCCCACAGTTTTTGCATGTGGTCACGCGTAAGGGCCAAGGGTACATGTTGGCAGAAGCCGATCCGGTTCTGTATCACGGCCCCGGTAAATTTAATCCCTCCGAGGGCATTCAAAAAGCAAGTAATACCAAGCAAACCTTTACGCAGGTATTTGGTGAGTGGCTGTGCAATATGGCGCATGCCGATCCGCTGCTAGTTGGCATCACGCCTGCTATGCGCGAGGGATCGGGCCTCGTCGAGTTTGAAAAGCGCTTCCCTGATCGCTATTACGACGTTGGCATTGCAGAACAGCATGCCGTTACCTTTGCTGCAGGCATGGCCTGTGAAGGCATGAAGCCAGTGGTGGCGATTTATTCCACCTTTTTGCAACGCGCCTACGACCAACTGATTCATGATGTAGCGATTCAGGATTTGCCAGTGGTGTTTGCGCTCGATCGCGCTGGTTTAGTGGGTGCCGATGGTGCGACCCATGCTGGCGCGTATGACATTCCCTTCTTGCGCTGCATACCGAACATGCTGGTGATGACTCCGGCAGATGAATCCGAGTGCCGCGATTTACTCACTACAGCCTATCGTCAGCCGCACCCAAGTGCTGTGCGTTACCCGCGGGGCTCCGGGGCTGGCGTCAAGCCTTCAGCTGAATTGCGTAGTGTGCCTTTGGGCAAGGGCGAGGTACGGCGTGAGTCAACTGCAGCTGCTGGCAAACGGCTTGCCATTTTGGCGTTTGGAACATTGCTGTACCCTGCGCTTGATGTGGGTGAGCTACTTAATGCAACCGTAGTGAATATGCGTTTTGTAAAACCCTTGGACGTCGATTTGCTGAAAGCGGTTGCTGCCAACCATGACTACCTCGTGACGATTGAGGACGGCGCAATTATGGGGGGCGCTGGTAGTGCTTGCTTAGAGGCGCTCATCCAATTGAATATCAATAAGCCAGTATTGCAATTGGGCCTGAAGGATGAATTCATTGAGCATGGTGATTACAACTTATTAATGTCGCGTTGCGGTCTGGATGCGGATGGCATTAAGACTTCAATTACCGCTCGCTTCTCATCGTTAAGCGGCAGTTAA
- a CDS encoding ZIP family metal transporter, which yields MTALQLIVLVTAGAGLSSVLIAASLSLGVLAKLVDRMVSISVGILLATALLHSLPEAFEMPGVDAHVLFGVLLAGLLGFFLLEKVALLRHSHHHEGDGHDHHHGHDAEEAGQSGWMILIGDGLHNFVDGVLIAAAFMVDFEVGMFTAIAIVAHEIPQEIGDFIVLINAGFSRMRALLYNIISGALSVLGGVLGFYFLEKANAAMPYLLVIASSGFIYIAVSDLIPQMHRRSHWRESLRQIALIGCGVGLVVLLSRGH from the coding sequence ATGACCGCTCTGCAGCTCATCGTTTTAGTAACAGCAGGCGCAGGTCTCTCCAGTGTTCTGATTGCAGCTAGCCTATCGCTGGGTGTTTTGGCGAAGCTCGTTGACCGCATGGTGAGTATTTCAGTTGGCATTTTGCTGGCTACTGCCTTGCTGCATTCATTGCCTGAAGCATTTGAGATGCCCGGGGTAGATGCCCATGTACTCTTTGGCGTTCTGCTTGCTGGCTTGCTGGGTTTCTTTTTGCTTGAGAAAGTCGCACTACTGCGCCATAGTCATCATCACGAGGGCGATGGCCACGACCACCACCATGGACATGATGCAGAAGAGGCCGGTCAAAGCGGTTGGATGATTTTGATTGGCGATGGTCTGCATAACTTCGTGGATGGTGTATTGATTGCCGCCGCATTCATGGTTGATTTTGAGGTGGGCATGTTTACGGCAATTGCGATCGTGGCACATGAAATTCCACAGGAGATTGGTGACTTCATTGTGCTGATTAATGCCGGCTTCTCACGCATGCGGGCGCTTCTTTACAACATCATTAGTGGCGCTCTATCGGTTTTGGGCGGCGTACTTGGCTTTTACTTTTTAGAAAAAGCCAATGCGGCTATGCCGTACTTGCTCGTGATTGCCTCGAGTGGATTTATTTATATTGCCGTGAGTGATTTAATTCCGCAAATGCACCGCAGATCCCATTGGCGGGAGTCTCTGCGTCAAATCGCCCTGATTGGCTGTGGTGTTGGCCTCGTTGTATTGCTCTCGCGCGGACACTAA
- the xseB gene encoding exodeoxyribonuclease VII small subunit, protein MPAKKSDAIANGIEVQIDPALRYEQAVKELEKLIADMESGQYSLEETLAAYQRGAALLRHCQGVLAQVEQQVRVFEA, encoded by the coding sequence ATGCCAGCAAAAAAATCCGATGCCATTGCCAATGGCATAGAGGTGCAAATTGACCCAGCCCTGCGCTATGAGCAGGCAGTCAAAGAACTTGAAAAACTGATTGCCGATATGGAGTCAGGTCAATATTCCCTTGAAGAAACCTTGGCCGCTTATCAGCGCGGTGCCGCTTTATTGCGCCATTGCCAGGGTGTCTTAGCGCAAGTCGAGCAACAGGTTCGGGTATTCGAGGCCTAA
- the tsaD gene encoding tRNA (adenosine(37)-N6)-threonylcarbamoyltransferase complex transferase subunit TsaD has product MIVLGIETSCDETGIAVYDTKNWEAGQAAGLGILGQALHSQVAMHREYGGVVPELASRDHIRRVLPLLEQALDEASLPLESIDAIAYTQGPGLAGALLVGTAFGRSLALALNKPSIGVHHLEGHLLSPLLGESAPRFPFIALLVSGGHTQLMAVEGVGQYELLGETVDDAAGEAFDKTAKLLGLDYPGGAAVSLLAERGKPGRFDLPRPMLHSGDLDFSFSGLKTAVLNQVNRFSPDSPDDKAQFDADLAHAFVESLVDVLVQKSAKVIKQTGYRDLVLAGGVGANKQLRAALNARAQRDQFQVHYPPLQLCTDNGVMIAFAGALRLLAGHQDGGTAAFDVKPRWDLTAA; this is encoded by the coding sequence ATGATCGTTTTGGGCATAGAAACTTCCTGTGACGAGACCGGAATCGCGGTTTATGACACAAAAAACTGGGAAGCAGGCCAAGCGGCCGGCCTAGGCATATTAGGCCAGGCCCTCCACTCTCAGGTTGCCATGCACCGTGAGTATGGGGGCGTTGTCCCCGAATTAGCCTCCAGAGACCATATTCGGCGGGTTTTACCCCTGCTTGAGCAGGCTTTAGACGAGGCCAGCCTGCCCCTGGAGTCGATTGATGCCATTGCCTATACCCAAGGCCCGGGACTTGCTGGGGCCCTTTTGGTGGGGACCGCCTTTGGCCGGTCCCTGGCACTGGCTTTAAACAAACCTTCGATTGGCGTGCACCACCTTGAGGGCCACCTACTCTCCCCCCTTTTGGGTGAATCCGCCCCCCGTTTTCCATTTATTGCCCTCTTGGTATCGGGTGGCCACACCCAACTGATGGCAGTGGAAGGGGTCGGGCAATACGAACTTCTTGGGGAAACCGTCGATGATGCCGCCGGTGAGGCATTCGATAAAACGGCCAAATTATTGGGCTTGGACTACCCCGGCGGCGCTGCGGTATCGCTCTTGGCGGAACGTGGCAAACCAGGGCGCTTTGATTTACCCCGGCCAATGCTCCATTCAGGTGACTTAGATTTTTCATTTTCAGGACTCAAAACAGCCGTCCTCAATCAAGTCAATCGCTTTAGCCCTGACAGCCCGGACGATAAAGCGCAGTTTGATGCCGATCTAGCCCATGCCTTTGTTGAGTCTCTAGTGGATGTATTGGTACAGAAGTCGGCCAAAGTTATAAAACAAACGGGCTACCGTGATTTGGTCTTGGCTGGCGGAGTGGGTGCTAACAAACAACTTAGAGCGGCGCTCAATGCACGTGCACAACGCGATCAGTTTCAGGTGCACTACCCGCCGCTGCAGCTTTGCACCGACAACGGCGTCATGATTGCTTTTGCGGGGGCCTTGCGTTTGCTTGCAGGGCACCAGGACGGTGGTACTGCCGCCTTTGACGTTAAACCGCGTTGGGATTTAACTGCCGCTTAA
- the dnaG gene encoding DNA primase: MIPQSFIADLLNRVDIVDVVGQHVKLKKAGANYQGLCPFHQEKSPSFSVSATKQFYHCFGCGAHGSAIGFLMEYSGLGYVETIEELARSAGLTVPREERTANDVARQQQALALSEVMGLAADWYKNQLKAAPRAIDYLKSRGLTGEVAKRYSLGYAPDGWQGLEAVFGSYADDATAKPLLEGGLLIQSETSESSQTARRYDRFRDRVMFPIRNHKGQVIGFGGRILDQGEPKYLNSPETPLFSKGNTLYGLFEARQAIRAQEYVLVCEGYMDVVALAQLGFPNAVATLGTACTANHVRMLLRQTDRIVFAFDGDAAGQRAAQRALEACLPLMSDDKEIRFLFLPTEHDPDSYVRAYGAPAFEKAIKEATSFSGFFFKIVSEGHDLTSPEGRAQTHHAAKPLFLSMAPIALRSQMLREVAIRTSSTAAELEAFCGLTIAPAVRSSNPAQGTTAVQSGTGVRTQSSTWQPGKGYSKKPAAPVIPPPNAPMDLAEQILRVLIQFPHLGKGLNSDQRQLVLAAAEQRSANALMLMTDLIKQCDQLDYLPNPSSAESTPGTGAFALFQEQLSRSELASMYEVLRKRVMESDLDAAGAAADLDGALKKLHLLQLKNEMTAITQRISSGEASDADRARYRELGERLKFS, translated from the coding sequence ATGATCCCTCAATCGTTTATTGCGGATTTATTAAATCGAGTTGATATCGTCGACGTCGTTGGGCAGCACGTTAAGTTAAAAAAAGCAGGCGCCAACTACCAAGGCCTGTGCCCATTCCATCAAGAAAAGTCCCCGTCATTTTCCGTATCGGCGACAAAGCAGTTCTACCACTGCTTTGGTTGTGGTGCGCACGGTTCTGCCATCGGCTTTTTAATGGAGTACTCCGGACTTGGTTACGTTGAAACGATTGAAGAGCTCGCACGATCTGCCGGACTCACGGTACCGCGTGAAGAGCGCACCGCCAATGATGTGGCCAGGCAACAGCAGGCCCTCGCTTTAAGTGAGGTTATGGGCTTAGCAGCTGATTGGTACAAAAATCAATTAAAAGCCGCGCCGCGCGCAATCGATTATTTAAAAAGCCGCGGCCTTACCGGTGAAGTTGCGAAGCGCTACTCACTCGGGTACGCGCCCGATGGTTGGCAAGGTCTAGAAGCTGTGTTTGGAAGCTATGCTGACGACGCTACTGCTAAGCCCTTACTTGAAGGTGGTTTGTTAATACAAAGTGAAACCAGTGAGTCGAGCCAAACGGCGCGGCGCTATGACCGCTTTCGCGATCGCGTGATGTTTCCGATTCGGAATCACAAGGGACAGGTAATCGGTTTTGGTGGACGCATCCTGGACCAAGGCGAGCCAAAGTATTTGAACTCACCTGAGACGCCACTCTTTTCTAAAGGCAATACCTTGTATGGTTTGTTTGAGGCGCGCCAAGCGATTCGGGCGCAAGAGTACGTCTTGGTTTGCGAAGGCTATATGGACGTGGTGGCCTTAGCGCAATTGGGCTTTCCAAATGCTGTAGCAACTTTAGGTACTGCATGCACCGCCAATCACGTGCGCATGTTATTGCGCCAAACCGATCGGATTGTGTTTGCGTTTGATGGGGATGCCGCCGGCCAACGCGCAGCGCAGCGGGCGCTTGAGGCGTGCTTGCCATTAATGTCAGACGATAAAGAAATCCGATTCTTATTTTTACCAACTGAACACGATCCCGATAGTTACGTTCGGGCATATGGTGCACCCGCATTTGAAAAAGCCATTAAAGAAGCGACGTCATTTTCAGGATTCTTTTTTAAGATCGTGAGCGAGGGCCATGACTTAACCTCGCCTGAAGGCCGCGCGCAAACCCACCATGCTGCTAAGCCTCTGTTTTTATCGATGGCACCGATTGCCTTGCGCTCCCAAATGCTGCGCGAAGTAGCCATTCGAACATCCTCCACCGCGGCTGAGTTAGAAGCATTTTGTGGGTTAACGATTGCGCCAGCAGTGCGCAGCAGTAATCCAGCGCAGGGAACAACGGCAGTGCAAAGTGGCACTGGAGTACGAACCCAATCCAGTACGTGGCAGCCCGGTAAAGGCTACAGTAAAAAACCAGCTGCACCGGTGATTCCACCACCCAATGCGCCAATGGATTTAGCCGAGCAAATTTTGCGCGTGCTGATTCAGTTTCCACATTTGGGTAAGGGCCTCAATAGCGATCAACGTCAATTAGTCTTGGCAGCAGCGGAGCAGCGCTCAGCTAATGCATTGATGCTCATGACCGATTTGATCAAGCAGTGCGATCAATTGGATTATTTGCCCAATCCATCGAGCGCAGAATCAACTCCAGGTACCGGTGCATTTGCATTGTTTCAGGAGCAACTTTCCCGGAGTGAGCTGGCATCGATGTATGAGGTGCTGCGTAAACGCGTGATGGAATCCGATTTGGATGCAGCCGGCGCTGCTGCTGACCTGGACGGAGCCCTGAAAAAGCTCCATTTGCTGCAACTGAAAAATGAAATGACCGCCATTACCCAGCGCATTTCCAGTGGTGAAGCCTCCGATGCGGATCGGGCGCGGTATCGCGAGCTCGGCGAACGGCTGAAGTTTTCCTAA
- the rpsU gene encoding 30S ribosomal protein S21 encodes MTTVRLRENEPFEVALRRFKRTIEKNGLLTDLRAREFYEKPTAERKRKKAAAAKRHYKRIRSQMLPKKLY; translated from the coding sequence ATGACTACAGTCCGCCTTCGCGAAAACGAGCCTTTTGAAGTGGCATTACGCCGTTTCAAGCGCACCATTGAAAAAAACGGTCTTTTGACTGACTTGCGTGCCCGCGAGTTTTACGAAAAGCCAACTGCAGAGCGCAAGCGCAAAAAAGCTGCTGCCGCAAAACGCCATTACAAGCGTATTCGCAGCCAGATGTTGCCTAAAAAGCTCTACTAA